The Triticum dicoccoides isolate Atlit2015 ecotype Zavitan chromosome 6A, WEW_v2.0, whole genome shotgun sequence genome has a window encoding:
- the LOC119317373 gene encoding flavonoid 3',5'-hydroxylase 1-like produces MEPGSATTIAMFQELLVLAIMYVVLHYLTRTILRTKRASPLPLPPGPRGYPMVGALPLLGRAPHRALAALARLHGPIMHLTLGRQGVVVASTPDAARLFLRDHGGSFLDRPADDVAPTVLAYGAQDLVFAPYGPRWRRLRRECSLGLLGPQAVADWADARRQEVGRMVRAMSRRGGAVEVPEFLFCAMANIIGQAVVGRRVLDEAGDEEAREFKEMVVELMTTAGLVNLGDFLPAVAWMDLQGLGRRMRRLSARLDRVWSRLLSEHEADSDRQHGRQPDLVDRLIACRGDARAGEDGVTDLNIKALLNNLFTAGTDTSSSTIEWALAEMLANPAILRRAQAETDAVVGRHRFLQESDVPRLPYLHAICKETFRLHPSTPLSLPRVSTEPCTVQGYHVPEGTRLLVNIWAIGRDPAVWPEPARFDPGRFMTEEGRKVEPLGSHFELIPFGAGRRICAGARMGVTLVHHMLGALVHAFDWEVPEGGTAGMDMDEEFGLALQKKVPLRAVVCPRLAPGAYQ; encoded by the exons ATGGAGCCGGGCAGTGCTACTACCATCGCCATGTTTCAAGAGCTCCTAGTCCTAGCGATCATGTACGTTGTCCTCCACTACCTCACGCGCACCATCCTCCGGACCAAGCGTGCGTCGCCGCTGCCACTGCCTCCCGGCCCGCGGGGCTACCCGATGGTTGGCGCGCTGCCGCTGCTGGGCCGGGCGCCGCACCGGGCGCTCGCCGCTCTGGCGAGGCTGCACGGCCCGATCATGCACCTGACCCTCGGCAGGCAGGGCGTCGTGGTGGCCTCCACGCCGGACGCGGCGCGCCTCTTCCTCAGGGACCACGGCGGCAGCTTCCTCGACCGGCCCGCGGACGACGTGGCGCCCACGGTGCTGGCGTACGGCGCCCAGGACCTCGTCTTCGCCCCCTACGGCCCCAGGTGGCGCCGCCTGCGCCGGGAGTGCAGCCTCGGCCTGCTCGGCCCCCAGGCGGTCGCCGACTGGGCGGACGCGCGCCGCCAGGAGGTCGGCCGCATGGTCCGCGCGATGAGCCGGCGTGGCGGAGCGGTGGAGGTGCCGGAGTTCCTGTTCTGCGCGATGGCCAACATCATCGGGCAGGCGGTGGTGGGCCGGCGAGTGCTGGACGAGGCCGGGGACGAGGAGGCGAGGGAGTTCAAGGAGATGGTGGTGGAGCTGATGACCACTGCCGGGCTGGTGAACCTCGGCGACTTCCTGCCGGCCGTGGCGTGGATGGACCTGCAGGGGCTCGGCCGGAGAATGCGCCGGCTGTCGGCGAGGCTTGACAGGGTCTGGAGCCGGCTGCTGTCCGAACATGAGGCCGACAGTGACAGGCAGCACGGCCGCCAGCCGGACCTTGTCGACCGGCTGATCGCGTGTCGTGGCGATGCCCGTGCCGGGGAGGACGGCGTCACTGACCTCAACATCAAAGCTCTACTCAAC aacCTGTTCACGGCGGGGACGGACACGTCGTCGAGCACGATCGAGTGGGCGCTGGCGGAGATGCTGGCGAACCCGGCGATCCTCCGACGAGCACAGGCGGAGACGGACGCCGTGGTGGGCCGACACCGCTTCCTCCAAGAATCCGACGTCCCGCGCCTCCCCTACCTCCACGCCATCTGCAAGGAGACGTTCCGCCTGCACCCCTCGACGCCGCTCAGCCTGCCCCGCGTCTCCACCGAGCCATGCACGGTGCAGGGGTACCACGTCCCGGAGGGCACGAGGCTGCTCGTCAACATCTGGGCCATCGGCCGGGACCCGGCGGTGTGGCCGGAGCCGGCGAGGTTCGACCCGGGGAGGTTCATGACGGAGGAGGGGAGGAAGGTGGAGCCCCTGGGGAGCCACTTCGAGCTCATCCCGTTCGGCGCCGGCAGGAGGATCTGCGCGGGCGCGCGCATGGGGGTGACCCTGGTGCACCACATGCTGGGCGCGCTGGTGCACGCCTTCGACTGGGAGGTGCCGGAGGGTGGCACCGCCGGGATGGACATGGACGAGGAGTTCGGCCTCGCGCTGCAGAAGAAGGTGCCGCTCAGGGCCGTCGTGTGCCCGCGCCTCGCACCCGGCGCGTACCAGTGA